The Flammeovirgaceae bacterium genome contains a region encoding:
- the rplT gene encoding 50S ribosomal protein L20 yields the protein MPRSVNNVASRAKRKRILKKAKGYFGRKKNVWTVAKNAIEKGMVYAYRDRKQKKREFRNLWIARINAGVRQHDMSYSEFMGKLKKSGIELNRKVLADLAMNHPEAFEAVVKKVK from the coding sequence ATGCCAAGATCAGTAAACAATGTTGCATCGCGCGCCAAACGAAAGCGCATCCTGAAAAAGGCCAAAGGATATTTTGGCCGTAAGAAAAATGTATGGACGGTAGCCAAGAATGCTATCGAAAAGGGTATGGTGTATGCCTACCGCGACCGCAAACAGAAGAAAAGAGAGTTCCGTAACCTGTGGATTGCCCGTATCAATGCCGGTGTACGCCAGCACGATATGTCGTACTCGGAGTTTATGGGTAAACTTAAGAAGAGCGGTATTGAACTTAATCGAAAAGTATTGGCCGACCTGGCCATGAACCACCCCGAAGCCTTTGAGGCTGTGGTAAAAAAAGTTAAGTAA
- the thrS gene encoding threonine--tRNA ligase, which translates to MNVKISLPDGSIREFSTGVKGIEIARSISEGLARNALAIEVNGEIWDLERPIATDASVKILTWNDAGGKYAFWHSSAHLMAEALEALYPGVKFGIGPPIENGFYYDVDLGDRPFGEAELAAVEAKMKELAKAESRFSRRVVSKAEALDYFKKKNDPYKVELITDLQDGTITFYQQGNFVDLCKGPHIPHTGFIKAIKLLNVAGAYWRGNEKNKMLTRIYGITFPKQKELDDYLTLLEEAKKRDHRKLGKELELFTFSDKVGQGLPLWLPKGTILRERLEQFMRRAQVKAGYDPVVTPHIGSKALYVTSGHYEKYGKDSFQPIHTPDENEEFLLKPMNCPHHCEIYKSKPRSYRDLPVRLAEFGTVYRYEQSGELHGLTRVRGFTQDDAHIFCRPDQVKEEFIKVIDLVLHVFNSLGFENYTAQVSLRDPANKEKYIGADELWDRAEREIQEAADERGLKTVAVKGEAAFYGPKLDFMVKDALGRSWQLGTIQVDYQLPQRFELEYVGADNQRHRPVMIHRAPFGSLERFVAVLIEHCAGNFPLWLAPEQVAVLPISERFNEYALVVINTLKDLDIRGFVDDRDEKIGRKIRDAEIRKIPYMLIVGERESAEKTVSVRRHGQGDKGSVSLNDFVNQFRSEAASPI; encoded by the coding sequence ATGAATGTGAAGATTAGCTTGCCGGATGGAAGCATTCGTGAGTTTTCCACCGGTGTTAAAGGAATTGAAATAGCCCGAAGCATCAGCGAAGGCCTTGCACGTAATGCCCTGGCCATTGAAGTAAACGGAGAAATCTGGGATTTGGAACGGCCCATCGCTACCGATGCGTCCGTTAAAATACTCACCTGGAACGATGCCGGGGGTAAGTATGCCTTCTGGCACTCATCGGCCCACCTGATGGCCGAAGCGCTGGAAGCCCTATATCCCGGTGTAAAATTTGGAATCGGCCCGCCCATTGAAAATGGTTTTTATTACGATGTTGACCTGGGCGACAGGCCGTTTGGTGAGGCAGAACTTGCAGCAGTTGAGGCCAAAATGAAAGAACTGGCTAAAGCTGAAAGCCGGTTTTCAAGACGGGTCGTAAGCAAAGCCGAGGCACTCGATTATTTCAAGAAGAAAAACGATCCGTACAAAGTTGAGCTTATTACCGATTTACAGGATGGTACTATAACCTTTTACCAGCAGGGTAATTTTGTTGATTTGTGTAAAGGCCCGCATATACCGCACACCGGTTTCATAAAGGCCATAAAATTGCTAAACGTAGCCGGGGCCTATTGGCGCGGTAACGAGAAGAACAAGATGCTTACCCGCATCTATGGCATTACGTTCCCAAAGCAAAAAGAACTTGATGATTACCTGACGCTGCTTGAAGAGGCCAAAAAGCGTGATCATCGCAAACTCGGTAAAGAACTTGAATTGTTCACCTTCTCCGATAAAGTAGGGCAGGGCTTGCCGCTGTGGTTACCCAAAGGCACTATTCTTCGCGAGCGGCTTGAACAATTTATGAGGCGCGCCCAGGTAAAGGCCGGGTACGATCCGGTTGTTACACCACACATCGGCAGTAAAGCCCTTTATGTAACATCCGGTCATTATGAAAAATACGGTAAAGATTCTTTTCAACCCATCCATACACCCGATGAGAATGAGGAGTTTTTACTTAAACCAATGAATTGCCCGCATCACTGCGAAATATACAAGTCAAAACCACGCTCATACCGTGATTTACCTGTTCGCCTGGCTGAGTTCGGCACGGTTTATCGGTATGAACAAAGCGGTGAGTTACACGGACTAACACGCGTACGTGGTTTTACTCAGGATGATGCCCATATCTTTTGCCGGCCCGACCAGGTTAAAGAGGAATTTATTAAGGTGATAGACCTTGTACTGCATGTGTTTAATTCGTTGGGCTTTGAAAACTACACGGCACAGGTTTCACTGCGCGATCCGGCTAACAAGGAGAAATACATTGGTGCTGATGAGTTATGGGACAGGGCCGAGCGCGAAATTCAGGAAGCTGCTGATGAACGGGGCCTTAAAACCGTAGCCGTAAAGGGCGAAGCCGCCTTCTATGGCCCGAAACTGGACTTTATGGTTAAAGACGCCCTTGGCCGGAGTTGGCAATTGGGCACCATCCAGGTTGATTATCAATTACCACAGCGTTTTGAACTTGAGTATGTTGGTGCCGATAATCAGCGGCACCGGCCTGTGATGATTCACCGTGCCCCGTTTGGTTCACTTGAGCGCTTTGTGGCCGTATTGATTGAACATTGTGCCGGTAATTTCCCGCTTTGGCTGGCACCGGAGCAGGTGGCGGTTTTGCCGATTTCTGAGCGCTTTAATGAGTATGCATTGGTTGTAATAAACACACTTAAAGACCTCGATATCAGGGGTTTTGTTGACGATCGGGATGAAAAGATTGGCCGGAAAATCCGGGATGCCGAAATTAGAAAAATACCGTACATGCTCATTGTTGGCGAACGCGAATCGGCTGAAAAAACTGTTTCGGTGCGCAGGCACGGACAGGGCGACAAGGGCAGCGTCTCACTTAATGACTTTGTGAATCAATTCCGTTCGGAAGCAGCTTCCCCGATTTAA
- the rpmI gene encoding 50S ribosomal protein L35: MPKVKTKSGAKKRFKVTGTGKIKHKRAYKNHILTKKETKQKRRLTKKAVVKATDVVNIKPMLPYAF; the protein is encoded by the coding sequence ATGCCGAAAGTAAAAACCAAATCAGGAGCGAAGAAACGGTTTAAAGTTACCGGTACCGGTAAAATCAAGCACAAGCGTGCTTATAAAAACCATATTCTTACTAAAAAGGAAACAAAGCAAAAGCGCAGGCTTACAAAAAAGGCTGTGGTTAAAGCCACCGATGTAGTGAACATCAAGCCCATGTTGCCATACGCTTTTTAA
- a CDS encoding translation initiation factor IF-3 encodes MNERITAPRVRLVGENVKVDVYPVREALRIAQEQGLDLVEISPNADPPVCKVVDYSKFKYEQKKKQKEIKSKAVKVVVKEIRFGPNTEEHDFNFKLKHAVNFLQEGAKVKATVFFPGRTIVYKERGEILLLKFAQALEEVGKVEQLPKLEGKRMSMFIQPKGKGSK; translated from the coding sequence ATTAACGAAAGAATTACCGCGCCAAGGGTGCGGTTGGTTGGCGAAAACGTTAAAGTAGATGTGTACCCCGTACGGGAGGCGCTGCGCATCGCGCAGGAACAGGGGTTAGACCTGGTGGAGATTTCACCGAATGCCGACCCGCCCGTTTGTAAGGTTGTTGATTACTCCAAGTTTAAATACGAACAGAAAAAGAAGCAGAAAGAGATCAAATCGAAAGCCGTTAAGGTTGTTGTGAAGGAGATTCGGTTTGGCCCTAATACGGAAGAACATGACTTTAACTTTAAGCTGAAGCATGCCGTAAATTTTTTACAGGAAGGTGCCAAAGTAAAGGCAACTGTATTCTTCCCCGGCCGTACCATTGTGTACAAAGAACGAGGGGAGATTCTGTTGCTCAAGTTTGCTCAGGCCCTTGAAGAAGTTGGTAAAGTAGAACAGTTGCCCAAACTGGAGGGTAAGCGAATGTCAATGTTTATTCAGCCTAAAGGAAAGGGAAGTAAATAA